The genome window ACATGAAAAAGTCGCGGTCCGTGTCTTTTTCGATCGTCTTGATCGGCTGGCCGGTATGATGCGCAAGAATCTCATTGAGGCTCTTCTTCATGCGCAGAATCTCTTTGGTCTGGATTTCAATATCCGTGGCCTGCCCCTGCGCACCGCCGAGTGGCTGGTGAATCATAATCCGCGAGTTGGGAAGCGCATAACGCTTCCCCGCGGCGCCGGCGGCGAGCAGAACCGCACCCATGCTGGCGGCCTGTCCGACGCAGTAGGTGGTAATCGGGCATTTCAGAAACTGCATGGTGTCGTAGATCGCCATTCCGGCAGTGACCACACCACCGGGCGAGTTGATGTAGATGCTGATATCTTTTTCGGCATCCTCGCTCTGAAGGAACAGCATCTGGGCAATCACCAGATTGCTGACCGTATCATTGATCTCGGTGCCGAGAAAAATGATCCGTTCCTTGAGCAGTCGCGAGTAGATATCATAGGCACGCTCGCCACGGCCGGTCGTTTCAATCACTGTCGGAATAAGAATCTGTGCAGTTTCGTTCATTTATAAATCTCCAGGTAAGCGGTTTGACTTACTTGATTTTGGCATTTTCGATCAGGAATTCAACCGCTTTGCCAAAACGGATCTGATCCGCGACATCACCCATCTGATCTTCTTTTTCCAGCTCTTTGCGGAACTCGGAAGCATCACGCTGCTGCTGAATCGCCATCTTGGTGATCTCTTCCTGAATTTCCTCTTCGGAGGCGGTCAGGTTTTCTGCCTCGGCAATAGCCATCATGATGTAGCGCAGTTTGACCTGCTCTTCACCTTTTACCTTGGCTTCTTCCAGCATGTCGTCGGACTGAGCCTTGACCTGTTCCTGACTCATACCCTGCATCATGCGCATGCGGGCCATTTCATACATCAAATTGCGGGTCTGCTGCTGAACCGCCGTTTCCGGAGCATCCAGCTTGGTCTTTTTCAGCAGGAATTCGCAAATCACATCTTCTTTACGGCGTTTTTCTTTGTTTTCAGCCGCTTCCGTCAAATGCTGGCGAATGTTGCTGCGCAGTTCCTCTTCAGATTCCACATGCAGCTTTTTCAGAAACTCTTCATCGAACTCCGGAAGTTTGCTTTCGCGCATACCGGTCACTTCCACTTTGAAATCAGCCTTCAGGCCGGACAGCTCTTTGACGATAAATCCTTCCGGGAACTCAACCGAGACCTCTTTGCTGTCACCGATTGAGGTGCCGATCAGGGCTTTGCCCATGCCGGGAAGGAACGACTCGTCATCACAGGTGATCCAGTACCCTTTGCCCTGACCCATGCCGCGAGCTTCCGGAACCTTCGTTTCGAGCGGCTCACCGTCGATGGTCGACTCGTAGGAAACCTGCACCATGTCTTTTTCTTTGGCGGGACGGCCTTCCACATCTTCCTGGGTGGCATGCTGACGGAGAATATTATCAACCGTCTCCTGAACCTGAGCGTCGGTAACGTCCACCTTTTCCTCTTTAATGGAAATCCCTTGATATTTCGGCAGCTTGAATTCCGGCGGCACATCCATCGTCACATCAAAACTCAGGGGCTGACCGTTTTCGACAGTCGGCTCACTGACTTCAAGAATCGAAACAACCTTGATGCCCTCGGACTGAATGGCCTCATGATAAAACTTAGGAATCAGGCGATCCTTGAGATCCGCATCCATTTCCTTAGCAAACTTCTTCTCCACCAAATGCTTCGGCGCTTTGCCCTTGCGGAAACCGGGAATCGAAACACCTTTGGTATACACTTTAAGCAGTTCTGCACGCTCTTCGGTCACACTGTCAGCAGGAACCTCAACCGTCATCGTTTTGCGACAAACGCCAGCATCTTTGAATGAAACTTTCATAAAATTCTCCTCTACTGTTCGGAAATTTGAAACGGCAGACCATACGGCAGCCCCCGTTTCAGGTCAATTTCCAAGGCTTGGAACTTTTCGGGACGTTTTTCACAAGCTTTGGAAAAATCTTTTCCAGACACAGGAACTCTGCACGGCTGAACCGTTTCGCCCAATGCCTTCTTGTGGCGGTTTGGGGTTGCGTCATTCCTCGAAAAGCGATTTCCTGTCTGTCCTTTTAAAACACACAGGAAATAACATGAGCGAAAAAATCATTTACACGATCACCGACGAAGCCCCGGCACTGGCAACCCAGTCACTGCTGCCGATTGTTCAGGCCTACACCGCCGCCGCCGGCGTTGCAGTTGAAACCCGCGATATTTCCCTTGCAGGACGCATTCTGGCTCAGTTCCCGGATGTGCTGACTGAAGAACAGCGCGTCAGTGATGCTCTCGCCGAACTCGGCGAGCTGACTCTGAAGCCGGAAGCCAATATCATCAAACTGCCGAATATTTCCGCCTCCGTCCCGCAGATGAAAGCCGCCATCAAAGAACTGCAGGATAAAGGATATGCCTTGCCCGACTATGACGATCCGTCCGCCCAGCCCCGTTACGACAAAGTCAAAGGCAGCGCGGTCAATCCGGTTCTGCGCGAAGGCAACTCCGATCGTCGCGCCGCGGCCGCCGTCAAGCAGTACGCCCAAAACAACCCGCACCGCATGGGCGAATGGAGCGCCGATTCAAAATCGCACGTCTCCAGCATGCCCGCCGATGATTTCTTCGGCAACGAACGATCGGTGACCGTTTCCAAGGAAACGATCGCCCGGATCGAGCTTGTCGCAGACAGCGGTGAAGCCGTTGTTCTTAAGGAAAGCCTGCCGCTGCTGGCGGGCGAAGTGCTCGACGGAACCTTTATGAGCGCCAAAGCTCTCGACCGTTTCCTCGCAGAACAGGTTTCCGCCACTAAAGAGGAAGGTACTCTCTTCTCGCTGCATATGAAGGCTACCATGATGAAGGTGTCCGACCCGATCATCTTCGGCCACTGCGTAAAAGTCTTCTTTAAGGAGGTCTTTGAAAAGCACGCCGATACACTCGCTGAACTCGGCGTCGACGTCAAAAACGGGTTTGGCGACCTGCTTGCAAAAACCGCCACCCTGCCCGCCGACCAAAAAGCGGAAATTGAAGCTGACATTGCCGCGGTCTACGAAGCCAACCCCGACATCGCCATGGTCGACTCCGACAAAGGCATCACCAACCTGCACGTTCCAAGCGACGTCATCGTCGACGCCTCCATGCCGGCCGCCATCCGCGCCTCCGGTCAAATGTGGAATAAAGACGGCAAACAGCAGGACACCAATTTTATTATCCCCGACCGCTGCTACGCAGGCATCTACGCCGAAACCATCGACTTCTGCAAAAAGAACGGGGCTTTTGACCCGCGCACCATGGGCACCGTACCGAATGTCGGACTGATGGCGCAGAAAGCGGAAGAATACGGTTCGCACGACAAAACCTTCGAAATTCCACGGCCTGGAAAAGTTCGCGTTATCGATGCCGACGGCAATGTGCTGATGGAACACGCCGTGGAAGCCGGCGACATCTGGCGTGCCTGCCAGGCCAAAGACGCACCGATTCGCGACTGGGTCAAACTGGCCGTCACCCGTGCCCGCGCGACCAACACACCCGCCATTTTCTGGCTCGATGGCAATCGCGCCCACGATGCCGAACTCATCAAAAAGGTGGAAACCTATCTGCAGGACCACGACACTGAAGGACTTGAGATCTACCTCATGCCACCCGCCGAGGCCACCCGATTCACCCTCGAACGCGCCAAAGCCGGGCACGACACGATTTCCGTCACCGGAAACGTTCTGCGCGACTATCTGACCGACCTCTTCCCGATCCTTGAGCTCGGCACCAGCGCCAAAATGCTGTCCATCGTTCCGCTGATGAATGGCGGCGGTCTGTTCGAAACCGGTGCCGGCGGATCTGCACCGAAACACGTCCAGCAGTTCCTTGCGGAAAACCATCTGCGCTGGGACTCGCTCGGCGAGTTCCTCGCCCTCGGCGTATCGCTGGAGCATCTAGCCACCGTCTTTAAAAACGAAAAGGCGCAGGTGCTGGCCGACACTCTCGATGTCGCCAACACAAAATTCCTCGAAGAAAACAAATCTCCGTCGCGCAAAGCGGGCGAGCTCGACAACCGCGGCAGCCACTTCTATCTCGCGCTCTACTGGGCCGAAGCGCTCGCCGCGCAGGATAAAGATGCCGACCTCAAAGCTCGCTTCGCTCCGCTGGCTGAGACACTGACAGCCCATGAAGAAAAAATCGTAGAAGAACTGAATGCGGTTCAGGGGAATCCCGTCGATATTGGCGGTTACTACCGCCCCGACGCCGACCTCATCGCCGCTGCCATGCGCCCGAGCGAAACGTTCAACAGCGCGTTATCTGCGCTGTAATTGAAGGCTTAAAACCTTGGAGGCCCGCACAAACCGTGCGGGCCTTTTTTATTATCGTGTTTTCGAAAAAACTGCAGCCGTTCGCCTGTGGCGAATGAGTCGCCCTCAGGGAGACTGCTGCAAAACAATGATTATCCGGGCGCTATAACGATTTCTGGTCTGCTACAGACACGATGCTCCCGTCATGTTTTCCAAACACCCGGAAGCGATTTTTCAACCTTTGAAAAACACTTCAGCAGAAAGGACCCAAAAAGATTACCTTTTTGATCGTTTTTATATTAATTATCGTCATAATCCTTGTTGTAAAGGGTATCAAGCAAAGGTCATAGAATCGGAGATCCTGAAAATGACGTGTTTAGAACCTTCAATATTGGGGAATTTCTCGAAGCTCCAGCGGTATCTGGCATTCAAAAAGCATCAGATACTCCCCCGCCGACACTGCAGTGCCATTAACCTGAAGATACGGCAGATTAATGAAACGGATACGTCTGCAATCAAAGATCTCGTACGATCATCTTACGGACGAACCCTTGCCGAAGAACTGGAAGATCAAAACCGGGGGCTGACGTCCATCATTGTTGCATGGGTGGACACAATTCCCTGCGGTTATTCATTCGTGTCGTGGAAAGGGCCCCGGGATCCGGAGGTGCGCAGCAAACTC of Tichowtungia aerotolerans contains these proteins:
- the clpP gene encoding ATP-dependent Clp endopeptidase proteolytic subunit ClpP — encoded protein: MNETAQILIPTVIETTGRGERAYDIYSRLLKERIIFLGTEINDTVSNLVIAQMLFLQSEDAEKDISIYINSPGGVVTAGMAIYDTMQFLKCPITTYCVGQAASMGAVLLAAGAAGKRYALPNSRIMIHQPLGGAQGQATDIEIQTKEILRMKKSLNEILAHHTGQPIKTIEKDTDRDFFMSAEEAVKYGLVDEVVTQKQ
- a CDS encoding NADP-dependent isocitrate dehydrogenase, with amino-acid sequence MSEKIIYTITDEAPALATQSLLPIVQAYTAAAGVAVETRDISLAGRILAQFPDVLTEEQRVSDALAELGELTLKPEANIIKLPNISASVPQMKAAIKELQDKGYALPDYDDPSAQPRYDKVKGSAVNPVLREGNSDRRAAAAVKQYAQNNPHRMGEWSADSKSHVSSMPADDFFGNERSVTVSKETIARIELVADSGEAVVLKESLPLLAGEVLDGTFMSAKALDRFLAEQVSATKEEGTLFSLHMKATMMKVSDPIIFGHCVKVFFKEVFEKHADTLAELGVDVKNGFGDLLAKTATLPADQKAEIEADIAAVYEANPDIAMVDSDKGITNLHVPSDVIVDASMPAAIRASGQMWNKDGKQQDTNFIIPDRCYAGIYAETIDFCKKNGAFDPRTMGTVPNVGLMAQKAEEYGSHDKTFEIPRPGKVRVIDADGNVLMEHAVEAGDIWRACQAKDAPIRDWVKLAVTRARATNTPAIFWLDGNRAHDAELIKKVETYLQDHDTEGLEIYLMPPAEATRFTLERAKAGHDTISVTGNVLRDYLTDLFPILELGTSAKMLSIVPLMNGGGLFETGAGGSAPKHVQQFLAENHLRWDSLGEFLALGVSLEHLATVFKNEKAQVLADTLDVANTKFLEENKSPSRKAGELDNRGSHFYLALYWAEALAAQDKDADLKARFAPLAETLTAHEEKIVEELNAVQGNPVDIGGYYRPDADLIAAAMRPSETFNSALSAL
- the tig gene encoding trigger factor; its protein translation is MKVSFKDAGVCRKTMTVEVPADSVTEERAELLKVYTKGVSIPGFRKGKAPKHLVEKKFAKEMDADLKDRLIPKFYHEAIQSEGIKVVSILEVSEPTVENGQPLSFDVTMDVPPEFKLPKYQGISIKEEKVDVTDAQVQETVDNILRQHATQEDVEGRPAKEKDMVQVSYESTIDGEPLETKVPEARGMGQGKGYWITCDDESFLPGMGKALIGTSIGDSKEVSVEFPEGFIVKELSGLKADFKVEVTGMRESKLPEFDEEFLKKLHVESEEELRSNIRQHLTEAAENKEKRRKEDVICEFLLKKTKLDAPETAVQQQTRNLMYEMARMRMMQGMSQEQVKAQSDDMLEEAKVKGEEQVKLRYIMMAIAEAENLTASEEEIQEEITKMAIQQQRDASEFRKELEKEDQMGDVADQIRFGKAVEFLIENAKIK
- a CDS encoding GNAT family N-acetyltransferase; this encodes MTCLEPSILGNFSKLQRYLAFKKHQILPRRHCSAINLKIRQINETDTSAIKDLVRSSYGRTLAEELEDQNRGLTSIIVAWVDTIPCGYSFVSWKGPRDPEVRSKLPNIPEFYCLTVIEPFRCRGIGTALIDFMEKTARNQGFTQMGLGVAHTNLRAHTLYQHLGYKEAIEEYYDRYPCLDETGHPKEAADLCRFMVKNLD